A genomic segment from Candidatus Brocadia sinica JPN1 encodes:
- a CDS encoding HIRAN domain-containing protein, whose amino-acid sequence MAAPRAYGKNKIEKVYWRELFAEESKAWAFLRGKEFQTGDEIINYSKNTQPVSLLFLAILNDDKDEVIKRILDRTLYVKNRLRKIGVSASVKEILGYAVHKACYLYNNQYKRDEKKDKLIDLKEKPQTIYLPGFHSNKEMIKDLGLLENPDKIKEMSLVFKIDVLREFLIEEVSVNDKKVKTLAISQVKVFEFDPASEFQRVLDAARIKDIYLFLKTIQKIWQKDKVFLISKKEDLSNIITDNSMEWAIVEYELFCEGNYSGFGFGLECNRDLLAWLKANVCIPKFMDMLHKGNIITNIVGMRFIEWAKYLRLDEYLNDKMVTLIREPNNQHDENAIAAETESFGRLGYIKRSVAKILAPIMDNEVKLQAEIFARYYTNETDTTIFLKMKTQTERDFHR is encoded by the coding sequence ATGGCTGCGCCGCGCGCTTACGGGAAAAATAAAATTGAAAAAGTTTATTGGAGAGAACTATTTGCTGAAGAAAGTAAAGCCTGGGCATTTCTCAGAGGCAAAGAATTTCAAACAGGGGATGAAATCATAAATTATTCTAAAAATACTCAACCAGTTTCTTTACTTTTTCTTGCCATTTTAAACGATGACAAGGACGAAGTTATCAAAAGAATTCTCGATAGGACGTTGTATGTGAAAAACCGGCTGAGAAAAATTGGCGTGAGCGCTTCGGTAAAAGAGATACTTGGATATGCTGTTCATAAGGCTTGTTACCTTTACAACAATCAATACAAACGTGATGAAAAAAAAGATAAACTCATAGACCTTAAAGAAAAGCCACAGACCATTTACCTTCCAGGGTTTCATAGCAATAAGGAAATGATCAAAGATCTGGGTCTGCTGGAAAACCCCGATAAAATCAAGGAAATGTCGCTTGTCTTTAAAATTGATGTCCTTCGAGAGTTTCTCATTGAAGAAGTTTCTGTTAACGATAAAAAGGTGAAAACACTTGCAATTTCGCAAGTGAAGGTGTTTGAATTTGACCCTGCCAGCGAATTCCAGCGAGTTCTTGATGCCGCAAGGATAAAAGATATTTACCTATTCCTTAAAACAATACAGAAAATATGGCAAAAAGATAAGGTATTTCTCATCTCAAAAAAAGAAGATTTATCAAACATAATTACGGATAATAGTATGGAATGGGCGATAGTGGAATACGAACTGTTCTGTGAAGGAAATTACTCTGGCTTTGGATTCGGGCTCGAATGTAATAGAGACTTGCTTGCATGGTTAAAAGCGAATGTTTGTATTCCAAAATTTATGGACATGTTACACAAAGGCAATATAATCACTAATATTGTGGGGATGCGATTTATAGAATGGGCAAAATATTTAAGACTTGATGAATATCTTAATGATAAAATGGTTACACTTATTCGTGAACCAAATAATCAACATGATGAAAATGCAATAGCTGCTGAAACAGAAAGTTTTGGCAGACTTGGCTACATAAAACGTTCAGTCGCAAAGATACTAGCGCCCATCATGGATAATGAGGTAAAATTACAAGCAGAAATCTTTGCTCGTTATTATACGAATGAAACCGATACAACAATTTTTCTCAAAATGAAAACTCAGACAGAAAGAGATTTTCACAGATGA